Proteins from a genomic interval of Zingiber officinale cultivar Zhangliang chromosome 2A, Zo_v1.1, whole genome shotgun sequence:
- the LOC122039741 gene encoding uncharacterized protein LOC122039741, which translates to MIEWGGEVVNSEPDGEHTSTEMGSGHFPEEGYSKASYFRNIQIVDGSNNLRAPTGVGAFTEQSNCYDVQNGNNGEWGQHFYYGGPGRNSNCP; encoded by the coding sequence ATGATCGAATGGGGCGGGGAGGTGGTGAACTCGGAGCCGGACGGCGAGCACACTTCGACTGAGATGGGCAGCGGCCACTTCCCTGAAGAAGGGTACAGCAAAGCGAGCTACTTCAGGAACATTCAGATAGTCGACGGATCGAACAATCTGAGGGCTCCGACCGGGGTTGGTGCCTTCACGGAGCAGTCGAACTGCTACGACGTGCAGAACGGAAACAATGGCGAATGGGGGCAGCACTTCTACTACGGAGGACCGGGTAGAAACTCAAATTGCCCGTAG